A genomic segment from Propionibacteriaceae bacterium ZF39 encodes:
- a CDS encoding DUF2277 domain-containing protein produces MCRNIRTLHNFEPPATDEEVAAAALQYVRKIAGTTKPSQTNQEAFDRAVAAVTEITRQLVDELVTTAPPKNRAEEAAKAKERSRARFG; encoded by the coding sequence ATGTGCCGCAACATCCGAACCCTGCACAACTTCGAGCCCCCGGCGACCGACGAGGAAGTCGCGGCGGCCGCGCTGCAGTATGTCCGCAAGATCGCCGGGACGACCAAGCCCAGCCAGACCAATCAGGAGGCCTTCGACCGGGCCGTCGCGGCGGTCACCGAGATCACGCGACAGCTCGTCGACGAACTCGTCACCACCGCCCCGCCCAAGAATCGCGCGGAAGAAGCGGCCAAGGCGAAGGAGCGATCCCGCGCCCGCTTCGGCTAG
- a CDS encoding ATP-binding protein, with translation MAQHGSPGPPAREPSPLGPGTLGRRLLVRTVLLVTLVAVGLSASTLLATGESLMRSVDRQLDAAFQRQDRRIQNHSDDGFIQLPPGQAAGTIVLNIHGDEVLAGILTDSGRGVERLDVRAARTLVALPADGTPRTVRLEGYGPYRAMALPVGGSIRVVALPLNEVMHALEEMLGLAITLTLIALAVAALVLRTVVVRSLAPLNRLAGTANRVSGLELSRGEVELRERVAPEDADPCSEVGRVGQALNHLLGRVEGALAARQASETRVRQFVADASHELRNPLAAILGYAELGRRMKGELPTDAAHAMERTHAEAERMSHLVEDLLLLARLDSRPDLELGPVDVGEIVLNATSDAQAAEPDHDWGIDVPETPVVARVDRHRFHQVVANLLANAGRHTPAGTEVTMAVRAEGPWVVVTVTDNGPGIPPEIRDSVFERFTRADAARSRSGRSKDSTGLGLAIVAAVMEAHGGSATVDSAPGRTVFTLRFPRA, from the coding sequence ATGGCGCAGCACGGAAGCCCCGGCCCGCCGGCCCGCGAACCCTCCCCCCTCGGTCCGGGTACGCTCGGCCGCCGGCTGCTGGTCCGCACCGTGCTGCTGGTCACCCTTGTTGCCGTCGGTCTTTCCGCCTCCACGTTGCTCGCCACCGGCGAGAGCCTGATGCGGAGCGTCGATCGCCAACTCGACGCCGCCTTCCAGCGCCAGGACCGGCGCATCCAGAACCACTCCGACGACGGGTTCATCCAGCTCCCGCCCGGGCAGGCGGCCGGAACGATCGTCCTGAACATCCATGGCGATGAGGTCCTCGCGGGGATCCTGACCGACTCGGGCCGCGGGGTGGAGCGTCTCGACGTCCGCGCTGCGCGGACACTGGTCGCGCTGCCCGCCGATGGGACGCCCCGGACCGTGCGGCTCGAGGGTTATGGGCCCTATCGGGCGATGGCGCTCCCCGTCGGCGGGTCGATCCGCGTCGTGGCGCTGCCGCTCAACGAGGTCATGCACGCCCTCGAGGAGATGCTCGGGCTGGCCATCACGCTGACGCTGATTGCGCTGGCGGTCGCGGCTCTCGTGCTGCGTACCGTCGTCGTCCGCAGCCTCGCCCCCCTCAACCGGCTGGCCGGGACGGCCAACCGCGTTTCCGGGCTGGAGCTGAGCCGGGGCGAGGTCGAGCTCCGCGAGCGGGTGGCGCCCGAGGATGCCGATCCCTGCTCGGAGGTCGGTCGCGTGGGGCAGGCGTTGAATCACCTGCTCGGCCGGGTCGAGGGTGCGCTCGCTGCGCGCCAGGCGAGCGAGACCCGCGTACGCCAGTTCGTCGCCGACGCCTCGCACGAGCTGCGGAACCCGTTGGCGGCCATCCTCGGGTACGCCGAACTCGGTCGCCGCATGAAGGGCGAGCTGCCGACCGACGCGGCGCACGCGATGGAGCGTACGCACGCGGAAGCGGAGCGCATGTCGCATCTGGTCGAGGATCTGCTGTTGCTGGCCCGGCTGGATTCGAGGCCCGACCTGGAACTGGGCCCGGTCGATGTCGGCGAGATCGTGCTCAATGCCACCAGCGATGCCCAGGCTGCCGAACCGGACCATGACTGGGGCATCGATGTGCCCGAGACGCCGGTGGTCGCCCGAGTCGACCGGCATCGGTTCCATCAGGTCGTCGCCAACCTCCTCGCCAATGCCGGCAGGCACACTCCGGCGGGGACCGAGGTGACCATGGCCGTGCGGGCGGAGGGCCCGTGGGTCGTCGTCACGGTGACCGACAACGGACCGGGCATCCCGCCGGAGATCAGGGACTCCGTCTTCGAGCGATTCACCCGGGCGGACGCCGCCCGGAGCCGGTCCGGGCGGTCGAAGGATTCCACCGGACTCGGCCTCGCGATTGTTGCTGCCGTCATGGAGGCGCACGGCGGATCGGCGACGGTGGACTCGGCGCCGGGGCGTACGGTTTTCACCCTCCGGTTTCCCCGCGCCTGA
- a CDS encoding response regulator transcription factor produces MSRTDDRLTRPDGSPIRVLTVDDEASITDLLSMAMRYEGWDVSTAGSGNEAVRVARSVQPDVLVLDMMLPDFDGLEVMRRIRAFQPDVPVIFLTARDEVADRVHGLTAGGDDYVTKPFSLEELIARTRGILRRAGATLPRDDSVLVVGDLTLDEDSHEVSRAGEEIQLTATEFELLRYLMRNPRRVLSKAQILDRVWNYDFGGQANVVELYISYLRKKIDLNRPPMIHTMRGAGYVLRPAA; encoded by the coding sequence ATGTCCCGCACCGACGACCGCCTGACCAGGCCCGACGGGTCCCCGATCCGGGTGCTCACCGTCGACGACGAAGCCAGCATCACCGACCTTTTGTCGATGGCGATGCGCTATGAGGGCTGGGACGTATCCACGGCCGGCTCCGGCAACGAGGCCGTGCGCGTCGCGCGATCGGTCCAGCCCGATGTCCTGGTCCTCGACATGATGCTGCCCGACTTCGACGGTCTCGAGGTCATGCGCCGCATCCGGGCGTTCCAGCCGGACGTCCCCGTCATCTTCCTCACCGCCCGCGACGAGGTCGCCGACCGGGTCCACGGCCTGACGGCCGGCGGCGACGACTATGTCACCAAGCCGTTCTCCCTGGAGGAGCTCATCGCCCGCACCCGCGGGATCCTCCGGCGTGCCGGCGCCACCCTGCCCCGGGACGATTCCGTCCTGGTCGTCGGGGACCTGACCCTCGATGAGGATTCCCATGAGGTGTCCCGCGCCGGCGAAGAGATCCAGCTCACCGCAACCGAGTTCGAACTGCTGCGCTACCTGATGCGCAATCCCCGGCGCGTCCTGTCGAAGGCCCAGATCCTCGATCGGGTCTGGAACTACGACTTCGGCGGCCAGGCCAACGTCGTCGAGCTCTATATCTCCTACCTCCGCAAGAAGATCGACCTCAACCGGCCGCCCATGATCCACACCATGCGCGGCGCGGGTTATGTCCTGCGCCCGGCAGCCTGA
- a CDS encoding DoxX family protein: MSGFLQVLRDLALLIARVALGLALVFRGWRRWTGEGGMQAQIDWLRQFGTPQPELLAWGATLLEIIGGVFLVFGLLTPVVALAIVVQQGLVISYTRWFRGPWLENGGYEYNVIQACLALLLAVFGAGRLAIDRLFRRNKDTGDSLLDDDFGTTRRPPATDSGPA; encoded by the coding sequence ATGTCCGGATTCCTGCAGGTCCTTCGGGATCTCGCCCTGTTGATCGCACGCGTCGCACTGGGGTTGGCCCTCGTGTTCCGCGGGTGGCGCCGCTGGACCGGCGAGGGCGGCATGCAGGCCCAGATCGACTGGCTCCGCCAGTTCGGTACGCCCCAGCCCGAGCTTCTTGCTTGGGGAGCGACGCTCCTCGAGATCATCGGCGGTGTCTTCCTGGTCTTCGGCCTGCTGACCCCCGTGGTGGCGCTGGCGATCGTGGTGCAGCAGGGTCTGGTGATCTCCTATACGCGCTGGTTCCGGGGCCCGTGGCTGGAGAACGGTGGCTACGAATACAACGTGATCCAGGCCTGCCTCGCACTGCTCCTGGCCGTGTTCGGCGCCGGCCGCCTGGCGATCGACCGGCTCTTCCGGCGCAACAAGGACACCGGGGACTCCCTGCTGGACGACGATTTCGGCACCACGCGCCGACCTCCCGCCACCGACTCCGGCCCGGCCTGA
- a CDS encoding PadR family transcriptional regulator yields the protein MEKIRMSTTTKLVLQVLLDHDEAYGLEICQAAGLATGTVHPILARLERAGWATSQWEDIDPSAEARPARRYYRLTPEGAPAATRALAKSPAPGASRRIVTPLVAPFGSA from the coding sequence ATGGAGAAGATCCGGATGTCGACGACGACGAAGCTGGTCCTGCAGGTGTTGCTGGACCACGACGAGGCCTATGGTCTCGAGATCTGCCAGGCTGCCGGCCTCGCCACGGGCACCGTGCATCCCATCCTCGCCCGCCTCGAACGCGCCGGTTGGGCGACGTCGCAGTGGGAGGACATCGACCCCAGTGCCGAGGCGCGTCCGGCGCGGCGGTATTACCGGCTGACGCCCGAGGGTGCCCCCGCCGCGACCCGCGCGCTGGCCAAGTCCCCGGCTCCCGGCGCCTCCCGCCGGATCGTCACCCCGCTCGTCGCGCCGTTCGGGTCGGCATGA
- a CDS encoding MFS transporter has translation MTVALFLAGLATFALLYVPQPLLPELATRFRVDAATATLSVSFGTFGLGIALLLAGPATEVWGRTRLMHLSLFASSAVGIACAFAPSWEILLGLRALQGFALAGLPAVATAYLREEVHASAASRATGLYIGGTALGGMSGRLIVGTVADLLGWRWATAVIGLLGLACAVTVLVLLPKSRNFRPVAPRPAQIAGLFRKALSDPALLALYGLSGTLMGGFVAVYNAVGFRLEGPPYSLPLTLASMVFLSYAVGSFSSSYAGRLADRHDRRRVVPWAVVVCLAGLGLMAFRPLAVVIIGMVVLTAGFFAAHGVASGWVAARSAARGGGAGQAASLYLFAYYLGSSIFGSIAGIAWTQAHWWGVTLLVGVLWGVALVLTLLLRRIPSVLT, from the coding sequence ATCACTGTCGCCCTGTTCCTGGCGGGTCTCGCGACGTTCGCGTTGCTCTATGTGCCGCAGCCCCTGCTGCCCGAGCTGGCCACCCGATTCCGGGTCGATGCCGCCACCGCCACGCTGAGCGTCTCGTTCGGGACTTTCGGGTTGGGAATCGCGCTGCTGCTCGCAGGCCCGGCGACCGAGGTCTGGGGCCGCACCCGCCTGATGCACCTGTCGCTGTTCGCCTCCAGCGCCGTCGGGATTGCGTGTGCGTTCGCGCCGAGCTGGGAGATCCTGTTGGGCCTGCGGGCCTTGCAGGGGTTTGCTTTGGCGGGCCTGCCGGCCGTCGCGACGGCGTACCTCCGTGAGGAAGTCCACGCCTCCGCCGCCTCCCGCGCCACCGGGCTCTATATCGGCGGCACCGCCCTCGGCGGCATGAGCGGGCGCCTGATCGTCGGCACCGTCGCCGACCTGCTCGGCTGGCGCTGGGCGACCGCGGTGATCGGGCTGCTGGGGCTCGCGTGTGCGGTGACGGTGCTGGTGTTGCTGCCGAAGTCGCGCAACTTCCGGCCGGTGGCGCCGAGGCCGGCCCAGATTGCGGGGCTGTTCCGCAAGGCGTTGTCGGATCCGGCCCTGTTGGCCCTCTATGGCCTGTCGGGGACGCTGATGGGCGGATTCGTGGCGGTCTACAACGCGGTGGGATTCCGCCTGGAGGGACCGCCCTATTCGTTGCCGCTCACCTTGGCCTCCATGGTGTTCCTGAGTTATGCGGTGGGCTCGTTCTCGAGCTCGTACGCCGGCCGGCTCGCGGACCGGCACGATCGGCGCCGCGTCGTGCCATGGGCCGTGGTGGTGTGTCTCGCGGGGCTGGGACTCATGGCGTTCCGGCCGCTGGCGGTGGTCATCATCGGGATGGTGGTGCTGACGGCGGGGTTCTTCGCCGCGCACGGTGTCGCATCCGGTTGGGTCGCCGCCCGCTCCGCGGCCCGGGGTGGAGGCGCGGGGCAGGCGGCGTCGCTGTACCTGTTTGCGTACTATCTCGGGTCGTCCATCTTCGGCAGCATCGCCGGAATCGCCTGGACTCAGGCGCATTGGTGGGGCGTCACCCTGCTGGTGGGCGTGCTCTGGGGCGTGGCCCTGGTGCTGACCCTGCTTCTGCGGCGCATTCCATCGGTCCTGACCTGA